A segment of the Salminus brasiliensis chromosome 1, fSalBra1.hap2, whole genome shotgun sequence genome:
gcgtgtggatcatatgatcattatagagcattatagagcgccccctacgcttcctgtagtgtattacagtctgtcagaatgagcgtgtggatcagatgaacattatagagcattatagagcgccccctactcttcctgtagtttattacagtctgtcagaatgagcgtgtggatcatatgatcattatagagcattatagagcgccccctacgcttcctgtagtttattacagtctgtcagaatgagcgtgtggatcatatgaacattatagagcactatagagcgccccctacgcttcctgtagtgtattacagtctgtcagaatgagcgtgtggatcatatgatcattatagagcattgtagagcgccccctacgcttcctgtagtgtattacagtctgtgaGTGTTCATGAATTAGAAATGAACATAATGGTAACTGACAGTGTTTTCACTCACAATGTACATCCAGTGCGAGTGGCTGAGAGCGAACAGCACCCATAGAGTTCTCCACCTCACACCAGAACGGGCCAGAGTTCCTTGCTATCTTCTCTACCGAGAGCTTCGGTCCTGTCTGATCCAGCTGCTCCCTGCCCTCTGCCCCCTGGAGCCAGGAGAATAAATGAGGTGCTGGTTGGCTGTTGGCCTGGCAGGACAGAACCACAGTGGCCCCTTCTGACACCAAACCCAGCGGAGACAGACGGCTCACCGTCACGTTTTTGGGAGCATCTGAAACAGAAGACGAAGTAAAGATAAAGGTCAGTCAGAAGACGTCAGAGTTTAACTgaggcctggaaaaaaaacaacaaccaggATCACCGAAGTCTAGCTGTTCACTCACAACAGCACAGGCCAACGGAACCGTTAGCACAGTCAGCTCGGGTTAGCTGTTTGTAGTTAGCAGATTCGGCTAATATAAGTCATTTTCATTGGTATGTAGGCAGTGAGTAAAATAGCTGAAATGAGCTAATTTTGAGTTAAAATCATGTTAGCGTTAGCTATTAGCTGTAGTCAGTGTTGTAATTATGACAGCAGAGTTTGCTAGAATTAGGAATTTCAGTGTTAAAATGATAGATACAGTTTCCAGAGTGGGAAATGATCAAGCATTTGCTGCGGTCAGTGCTGATATTACAGAGACACTAGCAGGGTTAGGGAAgttagctacagttagctaTTTCCAGTCGGCAGAGTTAGCGAGCGTTAGAATGAGCTTGAGGAGAAGATCTTATgtgtgttaattattattaataaattaatgaagAAATAAGTGATGAAGGTATCGGTCCAATCTGCTCCAGCTGAACATACAGCTGACCACCAGTCTGCAGGCCGGGCCCCGCTGCTGCACTCCGTTGGGAAACACTGCGGCGCACTGCAGCACTTCCCTGTGAGTTCCAGGAGAGGGCAGCAGATTCAGCACCGCTTGGTCCTCCCAGCGCTGCTGGAGCTGCCGGCGTCCCTGCGGCTGAGAGATCGCCTGCTTGGCCTGAACGACGGTCCAGCGGAGTGTAGGAGCCGCCTCGGGACAGGTGTGTATCACAGCACACACCAGAGACACAGTTACACCCTCGGCCAGGACGCCCGGACACTGCATGGAGGGAGCCAGGGGACTGTCTGTGACAAAAAACAGGGGCGTCTGACCTCATAGTGATTCCGTCTGATTACGATTCCCAGTGTAagtcagtgtgaatgggtggggctacactgctggaggctgaatgggtggggctaaactgctggaggctgaatgggtgggactaaactgctggaggctgaatgggtgggactaaactgctgtaggctgaatgggtggggctacactgctggaggctgaatgggtggggctaaactgctggaggctgtatgggtgggactaaactgctggaggctgaatgggtggggctaaactgctggaggctgaatgggtggggctacactgctgtaggctgtatgggtggggctacactgctgtaggctgaatgggtgggactaaactgctggaGGCTGAATGGGATCAATGGGTGgttctgtgacatcacaaaaattaTGAATTCTAATGCAGGCTGTTTACAATACACTCttagattatattatattaggaTTATGTTACGATTATATTAGGATTTTATTAAGATTATGTTAAGATTATATTAAGACTATATTAGGATTattttaagattaagattatattaggATTattttaagattatattaagattatattaagaCTATATTAGGATTattttaagattaagattatattaggATTattttaagattatattaagattatattagGATTATATTAGTAATACTGTAATTGGTTCATGGTTTATTCAGTGTgtaaagaggcagactgaccggTAACGCTGAGAGTCACAGTGTGGTCCTTGAACGAGTATCGGTCTCGGCCTTCTATCTCAATCCGGAACATGTAACTGCCGGCGTCTCCCGATCCGAGCAGTCCGATCTTCAGGGAGCAATCATTCGACCCCAGAGAACCAAGCAGTCTGGTTCTGTTCAGATACAGAGCGTCCACCTGCTCCCAGTGCCTGCTGTTACAGATCTCCTTCCCATCTCTGTACCAGATCCCAGTCATCTTATTGGCTGGCGCTCTCCCCCCGGGGTAGGAGAATCTGCAGGGGATGTGAACGCACAGCCCGGATACGCCAGTGATGGAGGGGGGAACGCTTGCAGACCACTCAGAGCAGCAGACACCTGCAAACAGGAGGAGCCCAGAACCAGCAGGGCTTTACCCCACTCCTCTAAACCCCACCCCCAAACCACAGACACCCTCCCCTCAGTGTTCCTCTAAACCCCACCCCCAAACCACAGACACCCTCCCCTCAGTGTTCCTCTAAACCCCACCCCCAAACCAGACACTCTGCCCTGTGTTCCTCTAAACCCCACCCCCAAACCAGACACCCTGCCCTGTGTTCCTCTAAACCCCACCCCCACACCACAGACACCCTCCCCTCAGTGTTCCTCTAAACCCCACCCCCAAACCAGACACTCTGCCCTGTGTTCCTCTAAACCCCACCCCCAAACCAGACACCCTGCCCTGTGTTCCTCTAAACCCCACCCCCACACCAGACACCCTGCCCTGTGTTCCTCTAAACCCCACCCCCACACCACAGACATCCTCCCCTCAGTGTTCCTCTAAACCCCACCCCCACACCACAGACACCCTCCCCTCAGTGTTCCTCTAAACCCCACCCCCACAGCTCCTCCCTTTAGGGGGTTCCCATTAAAGCCATGCCCAAACAGATGCAGCCACTCCCTTTAGTGTTTATCATCCAGAACCctgtaataattattattaataataattaatatccagtgtgaatttataataaaatgaacCTCCAGCATCTCTTACATACTGAGGGGATTCAGTCTCGAGTAACTtctattaataaatgattattgatGAACTGTGTAATTAATATTCGTTTATGATTGAATTAATTAGTGTGATAATGAgggaataatattaataataacactgaaCACTCACCCCAAACACAGAGGAACGTCACCACAGAACCGTAGCAGAACCTCACTGACACCCACCGCAGAGAACAGCTGCTGGAGCAAatcttcatcctcatcctcctcagATACTGCTCGGGAGAGAGGAGCTCCACGAGTCCCCTCACTGCAGGAGAGCAGCCCTGTAGCTGCTGGAGTTCCACTGGGTGCAGAGGTACACCAACCCTCGCTGTGcaggaacagcagtgtgtgtgtgtgtgtgtgtgtgagtgtgagagtgtgtgtatatatataatcccTTTCTCTTTCACTGGAAGCCTCAGAGTCAGAAAGGAAAGGGGAACCGAGAATGACAGGAGAACCTGAGGTCAGCTAAAACCTCCAGCAGAAACCTCagaggagagcagctcagcaGCGAGGGGTAAAGCTCTGTAGCTTCACTGGTTCCAGCAGAACATGCTTCTACATCTTCTTatcaaaaaggtaaaggtgcaggatTCTGTCACTGCACTCTATACAGCGAGatagtgaacaaacacacacacacacacacacacactagtgaactaagggCAGGACCTTTTTGAACCTATCGACCCTGGCCCATCTGGaggtctgatcttcatgtgatcagcactgagagacGGAGGTAATTTAGCTAAACGTCTTTAATCTTCATTTATAAAATTCATTATAAAATAGAATgaatagaaatgtaacatttattaCGCCTTCAGAAGTgtagaatcagctgcagatgatcagaacatgccccctctagcccacgcctggcattattaggcagcatggagccaatagggtcatgatgctgatctgctccagagagtcctattctattggcagtacttcctctctacagggactagacaagctgtgtgtgcatttgcacatctgtgggaCATTAAGTTTACACTGACAGCAGCTGCTGTTTAAGAAACAGGCGGTAGATGTGagggtgggtcagtcaggagtgtactgtagatgtgatggtgggtcaggagtgtactgtagatgtgatggtgagtcagtcaggagcgtactgtacatgtgatggagggtcagtcaggagtgtactgtagatgtgatggtgggtcaggagtgtactgtacatgtgatggagggtcagtcaggagtgtactgtggatgtgatggtgggtcagtcaggagtgtactgtagatgtgatggtgagtcagtcaggagcgtactgtacatgtgatggagggtcagtcaggagtgtactgtagatgtgatggtgggtcagtcaggagtgtactgtagatgtgatggtgggtcaggagtgtactgtagatgtgatggtgggtcagtcagtagcgtactgtagatgtgatggtgggtcagtcaggagtgtactgtggatgtgatggtgggtcaggagtgtactgtagatgtgatggtgggtcagtcaggattgtactgtagatgtgatggtgggtcagtcaggattgtactgtacatgtgatggagggtcagtcaggagtgtactgtagatgtgatggtg
Coding sequences within it:
- the LOC140570283 gene encoding sialic acid-binding Ig-like lectin 13 isoform X2, which gives rise to MRMKICSSSCSLRWVSVRFCYGSVVTFLCVWGVCCSEWSASVPPSITGVSGLCVHIPCRFSYPGGRAPANKMTGIWYRDGKEICNSRHWEQVDALYLNRTRLLGSLGSNDCSLKIGLLGSGDAGSYMFRIEIEGRDRYSFKDHTVTLSVTDSPLAPSMQCPGVLAEGVTVSLVCAVIHTCPEAAPTLRWTVVQAKQAISQPQGRRQLQQRWEDQAVLNLLPSPGTHREVLQCAAVFPNGVQQRGPACRLVVSYAPKNVTVSRLSPLGLVSEGATVVLSCQANSQPAPHLFSWLQGAEGREQLDQTGPKLSVEKIARNSGPFWCEVENSMGAVRSQPLALDVHYKPEIAEESWCSVISEQEAELSCECVAYGNPPPSIHWTVSHSYERIRGHTNSSRSGGQMSVENLNASVPWNHTSAELVLLCVAENSLASTVRAFTLTRNITVESTPLPHRSGLWGLWGSVMGLVLMVLLLFSGCLLRSLRTAR
- the LOC140570283 gene encoding sialic acid-binding Ig-like lectin 13 isoform X1; the protein is MRMKICSSSCSLRWVSVRFCYGSVVTFLCVWGVCCSEWSASVPPSITGVSGLCVHIPCRFSYPGGRAPANKMTGIWYRDGKEICNSRHWEQVDALYLNRTRLLGSLGSNDCSLKIGLLGSGDAGSYMFRIEIEGRDRYSFKDHTVTLSVTDSPLAPSMQCPGVLAEGVTVSLVCAVIHTCPEAAPTLRWTVVQAKQAISQPQGRRQLQQRWEDQAVLNLLPSPGTHREVLQCAAVFPNGVQQRGPACRLVVSYAPKNVTVSRLSPLGLVSEGATVVLSCQANSQPAPHLFSWLQGAEGREQLDQTGPKLSVEKIARNSGPFWCEVENSMGAVRSQPLALDVHYKPEIAEESWCSVISEQEAELSCECVAYGNPPPSIHWTVSHSYERIRGHTNSSRSGGQMSVENLNASVPWNHTSAELVLLCVAENSLASTVRAFTLTRNITVESTPLPHRSGLWGLWGSVMGLVLMVLLLFSGCLLRSLRTARVPDGGEDASNFTAVDH